In Meleagris gallopavo isolate NT-WF06-2002-E0010 breed Aviagen turkey brand Nicholas breeding stock chromosome 2, Turkey_5.1, whole genome shotgun sequence, the following are encoded in one genomic region:
- the LOC109366353 gene encoding meleagrin, with the protein MRFLCLVFAVLLLVSLAAPGYGQVLKYCPKIGYCSSKCSKAEVWAYSPDCKVHCCVPANQKWK; encoded by the exons ATGAGGTTCCTCTGCCTCGTCTTCGCCGTCCTCCTGCTGGTCTCCCTGGCCGCCCCAG GCTATGGGCAGGTCCTGAAGTACTGCCCGAAGATCGGCTACTGCTCCAGCAAGTGCTCCAAGGCAGAGGTCTGGGCCTACTCCCCCGACTGCAAGGTGCACTGCTGCGTGCCTGCCAACCAGAAGTGGAAATAA